Within the Candidatus Woesearchaeota archaeon genome, the region TCTCAATTGAGGCGCTAATTTTTGCAAATCTTTTGATCGGAATTGAATCATTATGCTCTGTAAAGAGCATAAGTTTATATACTTTGCGGTTTTATTTGTGCTTATGGCAAAAATAATGATGATTTATGCAATACCTAAAGGAGATAGTAGTGTTAGAATTAGTTTTAATAGAAAACTTTTCAACTATAGGATACAATCTCACAAAGGGAAATACAAAAATAAGACCAAAGGAGTCTTAAAAGAATTTGAACGCCCTACAAAATCTTGTATTATTTTTGATGAGGAGTATTTATTTAGTGTAAATAGTGTTTGTGAACAGTTTAAAATACGCAGAATTTTTTATAATGTTACTTTACGAAAGATGTGAAATAATTTATACGCAAAGCCATTGAATTAGTAATCTTTATAAATAAGAAATCCCCTTAAATTAATGTTATGAGGTGTTAACTATGAATAAAAAAGGATTTGTATGGTATTTATTTCAACAAGAGATGATATTTATGTGGATTGGATTAATCATAGGTTTAGTATTAGCATTCCTAATGGTATATGATGTCATCCCTGTTTCACAATGGTTCACAATATGCCCAACTGGTTAAAATTAAATAAAAAAGCATCAATGTTTTTTGTAAAACTTTTTATGTATGGGTTTTTGTTAGGTGTAGCTGTAACATGGCTTTATATGAACGGAATATTACAGAGGATTTTATAATATGGGCAAAAAAAATAAGTTATTGCCAATAAGCATTCAAGTGTTTATTGCTGTTCTTTTTTTAATTAATGGGATTTGGTTATTAGCAAAATTATCCAAATTAAATGCGCCTTTCTGGAATATCGAATTAATTTCAGTATGGTTTGCAGGGTTTGCTTCAGTTTATTGCGGATTACATATTATTATGGTAAAATTTAAACATAATGCAGTCAAATCATTGCTGTAAATTTATAATGTTTGCCAATCTAAACCCAAAATACCGATACTTTTATAAATCATTCTTGAATTCTAAAGTACATGAAAGGAATCATATCTAGTTTTAGAAGAGGATTTAAAACCCAGACAATGAACCAAATGATTATAATTGTAGATGGTATTACTTCTAAAGAAGAAGCTGTAAAACTAGTTGGAAAAGAAGTTGTTTGGAAAAGCCCAGCCGGAAAAGAAATAAACGGTAAAATCTCAGCAGCACATGGTGGCAATGGTGCAGTGAGGGCTCTTTTTTCTACAGGGGTTCCTGGTCAGGCACTAGCTACTGAAATTCAGATTAAATAAACATTGTAATTAATATTAATGCTCCAGAGAGTGTTAATAGTGCTGAAATTTTAAAAAGGCAAAGTTTTTAATTGCTTAATCTACAAAAACTATATGATTGAAGATATTATCAAAATTACTGAAAAAATAAAAAAGGAGATGGAATCTAATATTCCTGTCCTAGAAGAATATATCAATTTAATGATTAAAAACAAAGAAAGATCCCAAAATGAAATTGAAAGTATGCTAGACATTCTTCTTGAATACATATCTATGGGTATGGGAGAAGAACAATTCAAAAAACTTAACCATTATTATGGTTTATTTAATCCTGAGTTTTCTGCAAAATATAATGAGTTTTATCATGAATTATTTGATTAATTTACCTATTTTATATCATTAAGATTTATACAGTAACTTTTGCAAATACCATCATCAATTAAGTTCTATAGTTTACAAATCTATAAAAA harbors:
- a CDS encoding 50S ribosomal protein L35ae, whose product is MKGIISSFRRGFKTQTMNQMIIIVDGITSKEEAVKLVGKEVVWKSPAGKEINGKISAAHGGNGAVRALFSTGVPGQALATEIQIK